CCCCTACCTCCTCGCCCCAACGTCCCATTgcttcttcctccacctccccaTCCTCTACCTCCCTTCCCCACCATCTTCCCTCTTCCTCCAGCTCCCCACCTCAGCGTGACTCCTCCTCTCCAGAGCCAGATTCCACCAATGAGAGTTTACCGTTCGTCTaccacagcagcagcctggACTCTCGTATTGAGATGCTCCTCAAAGAACAAAAGGCTAAGTTTTCTTTCCTTGCCTccgacgaggaggaggaagaggataggaaggaggagaagcagagggCTGTACGTGGGGACGGAGGCGATCGAAGAGGTGATGGGACAGGGGAGCACACCAGTGGTAACCTGGTTGGAGACAATGGGGAGAAGGACCACAGGAAGAAaggggaaagagacagagggaggaaacGGGGAAAGGGGGGAGACGGTAGGAAGAGTCCCAGTTTACTTACAGCAGCCAtaccatcctcttcctcctactcCTCTCGCATCCCCCCAGAAACTCAGCCACAGGTCGGCCTCACTGTGGCTGGAGCTTTGCAGGAGGAATCTTCACACACTGGATCTGCTGATACACGCAGCAGGACAGGAGCACACACCCCCCCTTACAACGGACAGAGTCAGGTGAGATCAGTAGCAGAATAAAGCTTTAAGGCGGAGTTCTGACCATTAAAGGTTGCACAATCCCTTTTTTTGCCACTTTGTTAGCATCAggggaattattatttttctgcagTGGTGGCGCACCCCTAGCGTATGTGTGTATTACATATGTATGGTGTATACTAACACTCTAACCTCTGTTTCTTGTAGTCCTCCCCTCACTCCTCAGGAGAAGACATGGAGATCTcagacgaggaagaggaggtgacTACCATAACAACAGTGACCTCTCATCAGGCCTCGCTCACCTCAGGTTCCTCCCCCTGTTCCTCCCAGGCTGCCATGCCTTCACAAAAAGCGGACCACTCATCTTCACCCCAACCGGACTCTGCACAGCACTTTGGCACCTCCATGCACCCTCCCATACCTTCCTACCCTCCACATCtgcctccaccacctcctcctggTTACTCCCTCCAACCTCCACCTCCGCCCGGGATCCCTCCCCTGCCCCACATGGAGCTGCACCCTGAGTATCCTCCCATGCCCCATCACATGTATGACTATGCCTCGTCCATGGAGCTGATGAACCAGTACAGCGGGGGCGCTCCAATGTCTTTCCAAATGCAGACCCACATGCTGAGCCGCCTTCACCAGCTGCGCGTGTCGTCCTCCAACGGGACCCCGGGCCCCGGCGAGGCCGCCACCGCTGACTACTCGTCCTACCATCTCCACTCTATGCCGCCgccccacacacaccacccctATATGGACCAAGAGGGGAGTGGAGCAGGCGCTCATTATGACCAGGACCACCGCTACATGCCCCCCCACATGCCCTACGCCTACCCTGACCCCCACAGCACCCAGATAGCACCCCCTCCACACCATGGCATCCCGCCTCCCCATACTGGTTGGCCGCAGCACGTCTTGCCCCCCCACTACGCCTCTTACATGCCCCCACCGGGCTATGGCACCATGCTGCCCGGGGAGGGAGACGAATACAGGGCTCCAGATGGGGAGGAGATGTCTCTGTTGCCTGACAATCCGCATGAAGCCACGGTGCAGATGGTCCTGGGCACTCTGATccaggaaatgaaaaacatcatgCAGAGGGACCTGAACCGCAAAATGGTGGAGAATGTTGCCTTTGCGACTTTTGACGAGTGGTGGGAGAGGAAAGAGACCAAGGCCAAGGTGAGGGAGAGTGCTGATGTGCTGTTACATCTTacagcttgtttgtgtgtgtatataactTTCTAAATGTTTCAGTTAAAAACCCGATAGATGAACTCCTGAGCAGTAAATCAAATTGGATCCAcctttaaacacattaatgtattACTAAAGTCCAGTTTATTTGATTCTGAACAAGCCATTCTGCATATtgaatacttttaaatatttttaagtgTAATTGATGAATTATTTACTTGAGACTTcgaaatgcacatttttttcactatttaaaagtattaaaaccTTGCTGATTATCCACTGGGTGCCTTCCAAAACTGCCCCTGCTTTTACCACCCGATGGCAGTTTGAATTGCCTCCTTTATTTTCTGTAGCAAGATGATGCCACCGACCACATGGATCAGGCAGCAGAGTTGTATTTTGAATTGAAAAAcggaaataaatacaaaattgttaatgtatatatttcctCTTCTAGCCTTTCCAGACAATGGTTAGAGGGGTGTCTGCATTACGGGACgatgagaagaaagaggaaaagatcAACCGTCCTCGGGAGCCTCTCACGTCTCTTGTGGACTGGGCGAAGAGCGGCGGCATGGAGGGTTTGTCTCTCCGAGGAGCAGTGCGACTTCCTTCCTTCAAGGTAAAAGCACTTTGGCAGAAATGTGATTGTGTCGTAATGTTCAACAGCTCACACTGTGATTTagataaatgaaaacacacacatacaccctgATCGCTCCCTTATATTCGAGTCAATTCTTTACTTTTGggtcaaatacttatttttaagAAACCTTTAAGAACTTTTCTGGTCGATGCAAGATTCAAATagcatttttaataatacactaaatgttacatttctgtcGAATCCATTTTTCAAACAAGTGATCAACCTAATCTACCCCTGATAACATAACTTCCAAGTGtcaattttacatttacaaagaaaTCACCATCCCTGTTAACCGTTCTTAGTTTTGATATTCCCTGACAATGCTGGTCCCAGATGTACAGTAGATGCTTTTAATGTTACTTACCACGAGGAGCCCGTTATAATTTGTCTTGTTTAAACATAGAAATGTTGATTTTTGTCAAGTGAAACTTCATTGAGAAATGCTTTATGTTGATGTTAAAGTCCATCAGTGGCTGTGTGTCATTGCTataacaaatattgtttttccacTTGTTTAGGTAAAGAGGAAAGAACCCCAGGAGCTTCAAGAGGGAGACATGAAGAGGCCCCGACCCTCGACCCCACCAGACGAGGATGACGAAGGTTTGTTGAGCTCTTTATCCAATTAAAGAAGGGATTGATTTAATAGAACTGCTGCATTTAACTATCAAACGGATGTTTTCCTTCCAGCTCGTGAGGGGAGAATGCCAGAGGCCAGCAGACATGGAGCTGAAAGAGAcaacaagaggaggaaaaagaagcCAAGGAATCGTAAACCTTGGGAACTTGGCagtgagggagaggaaacaTCTGACGACTCCTCCACTGAAAAGGTTTGGGTTGTTATCTTCGTTTGTAAGCaagcaaaaaaacaagagcaCATAAACAAACCTAAGGTATGCGTAAATGAGACTTTTGGAAACCTGTTTATATCAGATGTATTCACTAAAGTACCAGGCTGAGCaagaaaatatgatttttatgcaactggtttgatttaaatgtgtgttgtgttctcAGGTTTGATCAGAGTTGTGTTCTGACTCTAGATGGCAGCATTTCACTGTGATCTCTATTTGATATATTAGTTTGTAACTATAATCCTTTTTATGtgcaggaggatgaagaggaggagggaagtgAAAAGGCCTCTGATGGTAAATCACATTCTTATCACAATACATTTACTTCTGTTTACTTCCAGTTTAGGTAGTAATAATCCAAAATATCCTCTTCTTTCTTTAGATGACGCCCTTAGCGCTGATAGTGATGATGAGAGCCTCTCCTCGTCCTCTGACGGCTCTTCGTCTTCAGGATCtacatcttcctcttcctctgaagatgaggatgaagaggaaggagagagggctGAGAGTGAAGGGCCAGACTCCATGGATGAGTCGACCATGGACAGCACAAATGAGAAAGATGGCAGGTATGgagtttgaaatgttgtttttattccatgTTTAATGTCTATCAATtccagaaatacattttgtctaTTTTGTTCAACTTAATGTAATTTTCATCGTCAATATCACCggcttcaaatgtatttcttcttttttcttcaggGAAAATAATGCAGGCTCTTTCTCGAAGGCAGAAGTCAAAACAGGTTAGTCAAAAGTCCTCATGTCATTAAACATATCACATTATCCAACGCAAACAGCAGCTATCGCCACCAAAGGCACAATGAGTAgaattgtttgcttttgtgtttatAACCACAAAACACAAGTAGGAAATTTCCCCCACCCTATCTGGCACCCTACATTTTTTATGGAGGTTTAATCTTAGAAACCTGCTGAACAcatcataataaaaataaataagagagaaaggCTAAGGGCAGTGTCTCTGCAAGTGACCCTGCAGCACACTTCTACTAGGTCATACATTGAGACTGGATTCATCGGAgtctaaacattgtttttaataaatcctACTAATTGTGCCTTTTACTCCTTGTTATTGCTCTCAAAGTTGTAGTGAATCAATTGGAACGTTTAACTGCACTGTGTAAAGTTTGGATCGGTCTCTCAAAACTCACTTTTTCCCGCAGGTGAAGCCAAGGACAGCAAGGCAGATACAAAAACAGCACCAAGCAAGCGTCCTCCATCGCCCCCGTACCCCAGGCCTTCGTCCCCTATTGTTCTTGTGCCCCCTCTCAAGAAACGCAGGAAGACTGTCTCGTTCTCCACAGGCGAGAACGACAGCAAGATGCAGCTGCCGACTGTACCCGCATCTCCATCTCCCTCACAGCTGGCAGGTGAatctccctttttctcccctGGGAGGCACCCAGACTCTCCCGTCACCGCTTCTCCATCACCCACGGCTCGCCCCTCCAAGGGCATCCAACTCCTTCCCTTCGCCTCCAAACCAGGGGAAGGCAATGCCCTCATTGTGCCCCCGTCTGGATACCAAGATTTTGATGAATGCAAAAAGGGAcctcctgcttctcctcagACCCCCCTGATCAAATCCGCTGGCAAAACGGGGTGCAGGGAAAGAGTCCCCCAAATCTCCCGTCCCTCCTGTTATGGTGTGCCGCACGGTGCAGAACCTGCCGCTGGACCACGCCTCTCTGTGCAGGATGGCCTTCGAGGAGGCCCCTCCTCCACATCCAGCCAACAAACGGTCCAGAGGCAGGCCTCGGACGGCCAGTGTGTCTGCGTCATCCAGTCACTCCCTCagagaggaagacgaggaggaggaagaaagtgaGCAGAGGCTGAGATTCAGAGAGCATCTGGGGGCATcaagcctcctgcagcttgCCTCAGCTTCAACCACTGACTTGTCTGTGTTGGCCGATGTTGCTTTGAAAATGGACCCTGACACTGGGGACtcagaggagacagagacatCTGATGAGGCAGAAGAGCAGAAGATGGAAGGCGATCTCTTCTCCTCAGAGTCCCTGGCCCTGGTAATGAGCCAAGGGGGTATACTGGTCCTTACGGAACACAACTACTGCAAACCTCCTGTTCTCACAGTACCATCCGGTACCAAAAGGACTTCCTCCAAAGACTCCTCAGTCTTGCTTCCAGCAGACCTTAACACTATTTCTGGGGTGCTTGAAGCGCCAGAGGAGGTCATTGGAGAAGCCCTTCCATCCAGAGGAGATAAAGGGGAATTGTTATCTACAATGGGGGTGCTTTGTGAGTCTGATGACGCCGGCCAGGCTGCATCTCGACCTCCATCGTCAAAGAAGAAAGCCGTAGTTGGGAAAAGTCCCGAACTTGAAAAGGATATGAGCAAAAAGTGgagaaggaaagacaaagaaaacctTGAGCTtcagcacacacaaaaacagaaggAGCAGCCAGGAAGCAAGAAACAGAGGAAGCGGAAACCAGAGGTGCGTGCCACGTCTGCTTTGTTCCTGTAAATGTTTGCT
The window above is part of the Eleginops maclovinus isolate JMC-PN-2008 ecotype Puerto Natales chromosome 16, JC_Emac_rtc_rv5, whole genome shotgun sequence genome. Proteins encoded here:
- the setd1a gene encoding LOW QUALITY PROTEIN: histone-lysine N-methyltransferase SETD1A (The sequence of the model RefSeq protein was modified relative to this genomic sequence to represent the inferred CDS: inserted 1 base in 1 codon; deleted 1 base in 1 codon), translating into MDPDGGADSQKAVSLQWKSYKLVQDPAIRRVAQKIYRYDGVHFSVPDSGFPPVGELRDPRPRRLWSRYTEMSLPVPKFKLDEFYVGPIPLKEVTFARLNDNIKEPFLAEMCAKFGEVEEMEILFHPKTRKHLGLARVLFTSTRGAKDTVKHLHNTSVMGNIIHAQLDIKGQQRQKYYDLMVNGSYTPQTVPLGGKALTDRLQPPAPAQPQPQPDTSSEVRRRLSSDLAVLAAGVQALTSGSADPSSGDAGYSDQRLDTPPSSISGPFTPGSTASSQGAGGGTPYSSRSGTPFSQDSGYTGGRNTGYSTGTLGSGYPPQDMLPSSSSSSAVSSTVGGYKASRFSEDAQEPSVFHRGRPIYPPNTSYRPNEPPCYPPYPNVAGPGPHMAHHSSMPPPPLAAQFDQPPMADRDRDRDSGGRYGPAGIGSRRSSYQQQDTNSSTKYHSHHSHHHSERREDRAYRRDSLGSRSGDHGHQRHRNHHHSHNHHGSSSRRRSSHDRDRDRDRDRDRDSDYSNSSDPRYNSNSYRSSSNSMSPPPCSYTAYPTSKEPAQAPPQGLDSSTRLAGTSLAERGSLPSGGADKDYHTGHHSALPPLPPPPPPPLPPASVIAAAVAETLGTLDFNQDSPAREEQWTKPKRRPSTPPAPPKTPXPPTSSPQRPIASSSTSPSSTSLPHHLPSSSSSPPQRDSSSPEPDSTNESLPFVYHSSSLDSRIEMLLKEQKAKFSFLASDEEEEEDRKEEKQRAVRGDGGDRRGDGTGEHTSGNLVGDNGEKDHRKKGERDRGRKRGKGGDGRKSPSLLTAAIPSSSSYSSRIPPETQPQVGLTVAGALQEESSHTGSADTRSRTGAHTPPYNGQSQSSPHSSGEDMEISDEEEEVTTITTVTSHQASLTSGSSPCSSQAAMPSQKADHSSSPQPDSAQHFGTSMHPPIPSYPPHLPPPPPPGYSLQPPPPPGIPPLPHMELHPEYPPMPHHMYDYASSMELMNQYSGGAPMSFQMQTHMLSRLHQLRVSSSNGTPGPGEAATADYSSYHLHSMPPPHTHHPYMDQEGSGAGAHYDQDHRYMPPHMPYAYPDPHSTQIAPPPHHGIPPPHTGWPQHVLPPHYASYMPPPGYGTMLPGEGDEYRAPDGEEMSLLPDNPHEATVQMVLGTLIQEMKNIMQRDLNRKMVENVAFATFDEWWERKETKAKPFQTMVRGVSALRDDEKKEEKINRPREPLTSLVDWAKSGGMEGLSLRGAVRLPSFKVKRKEPQELQEGDMKRPRPSTPPDEDDEAREGRMPEASRHGAERDNKRRKKKPRNRKPWELGSEGEETSDDSSTEKEDEEEEGSEKASDDDALSADSDDESLSSSSDGSSSSGSTSSSSSEDEDEEEGERAESEGPDSMDESTMDSTNEKDGRENNAGSFSKAEVKTGEAKDSKADTKTAPSKRPPSPPYPRPSSPIVLVPPLKKRRKTVSFSTGENDSKMQLPTVPASPSPSQLAGESPFFSPGRHPDSPVTASPSPTARPSKGIQLLPFASKPGEGNALIVPPSGYQDFDECKKGPPASPQTPLIKSAGKRGAGKESPKSPVPPVMVCRTVQNLPLDHASLCRMAFEEAPPPHPANKRSRGRPRTASVSASSSHSLREEDEEEEESEQRLRFREHLGASSLLQLASASTTDLSVLADVALKMDPDTGDSEETETSDEAEEQKMEGDLFSSESLALVMSQGGILVLTEHNYCKPPVLTVPSGTKRTSSKDSSVLLPADLNTISGVLEAPEEVIGEALPSRGDKGELLSTMGVLCESDDAGQAASRPPSSKKKAVVGKSPELEKDMSKKWRRKDKENLELQHTQKQKEQPGSKKQRKRKPEDSEEEVDVEELESGELSSSDTEDEIVEDVRKSERLFLQEAGVTSSQRWPKPVPASEPTAIKYDNRSEFEQMTILYDIWNSGLDGEDLSLLKKTYEKLLQDNHSSDWLNDTHWVNHTITNLPNPRRKKKNPGGQLRQHVTGSARSEGYYAISRKEKDVYLDLDLPEQVIREVENVDLSGANRVLSERRSEQRRLLTVIGTTAVMDSDLLKLNQLKYRKKRLRFGRSRIHEWGLFAMEPIAADEMVIEYVGQNIRQMVADNREKRYAQQGIGSSYLFRVDHDTIIDATKLGNLARFINHCCTPNCYAKVITIESQKKIVIYSKQAIAVNEEITYDYKFPLEENKIPCLCGTENCRGTLN